In a genomic window of Methanomassiliicoccus sp.:
- a CDS encoding glycosyltransferase family 4 protein — protein MRIATISALWGPAYPTGSGIYAFELSKLMARHGHRVDAYTSDTGIFNDESYSADFDLHRLKSHGFVMDMNPVSNVFFKLVRSDYDVVHVHSYVFFMSNSAAMARAFRDFKYVLTIHGGVDHENSPDSRCSFRFWLKDKIYDSTIGRQTVRLADKVITVCKKDMPIIEDKFGVEAEYVPNAVSTDMFNYDQEHKKEVVYVGKLERWKGADDLVKIFRKVHELHPDVKFKIVGRGSLAEAISNTNLPIETIGYIPHEEMPNIYGRSAVMILPSYMEGAPTTCMEASSCKVPVVATDVGDTKEIVKDGKSGFIHSPGDVDRIADSVVQLIEDESLCHEMGAYGRDHIVNNFSYGAVTHRMISIYESLLSDSQRSKPDVIKPHEYNDDDALMPIGK, from the coding sequence ATGAGAATCGCAACGATATCTGCCCTCTGGGGGCCAGCTTACCCGACCGGGTCTGGTATCTATGCGTTCGAGCTCTCGAAGCTCATGGCGCGTCATGGCCACAGGGTCGATGCCTATACTTCCGACACTGGCATCTTCAATGATGAGTCATATTCGGCGGACTTCGATCTACATCGTCTGAAAAGCCACGGTTTCGTAATGGACATGAACCCCGTTTCAAATGTGTTCTTCAAGCTGGTCCGCTCGGACTATGATGTCGTTCACGTACACTCGTATGTCTTCTTCATGTCCAACTCGGCCGCCATGGCCCGGGCCTTCAGGGATTTCAAGTATGTCCTGACCATCCACGGAGGGGTCGATCACGAGAACTCCCCTGACAGCCGGTGCTCCTTCCGCTTTTGGCTGAAAGACAAGATATATGACAGCACCATCGGTCGGCAGACGGTCAGGCTGGCCGATAAGGTTATCACCGTATGCAAGAAAGATATGCCCATCATCGAGGACAAGTTCGGGGTCGAGGCCGAGTACGTGCCCAACGCCGTGTCGACGGACATGTTCAACTATGATCAGGAGCACAAAAAGGAAGTGGTCTACGTTGGGAAGCTGGAGAGATGGAAGGGTGCGGACGACCTTGTCAAGATATTCAGGAAAGTTCACGAGCTTCACCCTGATGTCAAGTTCAAGATCGTAGGGAGAGGGAGCCTGGCGGAAGCGATCAGCAACACCAACCTGCCCATCGAAACCATCGGTTACATACCTCATGAGGAAATGCCCAACATCTATGGCCGATCTGCCGTCATGATATTGCCGTCATACATGGAGGGGGCGCCGACGACTTGCATGGAGGCCTCGTCCTGCAAGGTACCAGTGGTCGCAACCGACGTTGGGGACACCAAGGAGATAGTGAAGGATGGTAAGTCTGGGTTCATACACTCGCCGGGGGACGTGGATAGGATCGCCGACAGCGTTGTGCAGCTTATCGAGGACGAATCGCTGTGCCATGAGATGGGGGCTTACGGCAGGGATCACATCGTTAACAACTTCAGCTATGGGGCGGTGACGCACCGGATGATCAGTATCTACGAGTCCCTCTTGAGCGATTCACAGCGTTCAAAGCCGGATGTGATCAAACCTCACGAGTACAATGACGATGACGCGCTCATGCCCATCGGAAAATGA